The following proteins are encoded in a genomic region of Dyadobacter sp. UC 10:
- a CDS encoding zinc ribbon domain-containing protein, whose product MENTIAQKLDALLKLQEIDSSLDEILKTRGDLPEEVRDLEDEIIGFETRLGKFKSEIANLNTEIDNFKNAQKDGEKLIKKYKDQQMNVRNNREYDAITKEIELQELDMQLADKKINEARARIRLIEEDANRAESVLNERNEDLKAKKGELSVITSESEAEEKGLIAEREKHIKKIEDRLLKSYQKIRDNSMNGLAVVHVSRGACGGCFSIVPPQRQADIRERKKLIVCEHCGRILADVESVEPVHQRR is encoded by the coding sequence ATGGAAAACACAATCGCTCAAAAATTAGATGCTCTCCTGAAACTTCAGGAAATTGATTCAAGCCTTGACGAAATACTTAAAACACGGGGTGACCTACCCGAAGAGGTAAGGGACCTGGAAGATGAGATTATCGGTTTCGAAACCCGTTTGGGGAAATTTAAAAGTGAAATTGCGAATCTGAATACTGAGATCGACAATTTCAAAAATGCACAAAAAGATGGCGAAAAGCTGATCAAGAAATACAAGGATCAGCAAATGAACGTCCGCAATAACCGCGAGTACGATGCCATTACAAAAGAAATAGAACTTCAGGAGCTGGATATGCAGCTGGCTGACAAGAAAATCAATGAAGCCAGAGCCCGTATCCGGTTGATCGAAGAGGATGCTAACCGTGCGGAATCTGTTCTGAATGAAAGGAACGAGGATTTAAAGGCGAAAAAAGGCGAGCTTTCAGTGATTACAAGTGAGAGTGAGGCAGAAGAGAAAGGGCTGATCGCAGAACGTGAAAAACACATTAAAAAAATTGAGGATCGTTTGTTGAAATCTTATCAGAAGATTCGCGATAATTCCATGAACGGACTGGCAGTTGTACACGTATCCAGAGGAGCTTGTGGGGGTTGTTTCAGCATCGTTCCACCACAACGCCAGGCAGATATCCGTGAGCGTAAAAAATTAATCGTTTGTGAGCATTGCGGACGTATTCTTGCGGACGTAGAAAGCGTTGAACCGGTGCATCAACGTCGCTAA
- a CDS encoding DUF3298 and DUF4163 domain-containing protein, which produces MKKEVLYMQIRNLIIMLVTIAIYSCNPAAKNDNQEEANTLVKGKVIKAAFGQCDTLGNGKGATVRVEIWEPTDSGKVAGTMRSILDEKLISRVNQHGDSASISKTPAALKSIGGAFAVFEKNYNDFKKDFPDAPGCWEVELKGDTVMATPKVLFYQLDHYAFTGGAHPNTFRSFHAFSAADGKEIEMQDFVADSSALLKLVEQHFRKTEKLSADADLEEAGYFLLNHRFALPVNYVFTQQGVLFYYNPYEIAAYARGVIKFTIPYQELGDIVRKSEVF; this is translated from the coding sequence ATGAAAAAGGAAGTTTTGTACATGCAAATCCGGAATTTGATAATAATGCTCGTGACGATTGCTATCTATAGTTGCAATCCGGCTGCGAAAAATGACAACCAGGAAGAAGCCAATACGCTTGTCAAAGGGAAGGTCATCAAGGCAGCTTTTGGTCAATGCGATACACTAGGAAACGGGAAGGGCGCGACTGTGCGGGTAGAAATTTGGGAGCCGACGGATTCCGGTAAGGTCGCTGGTACGATGAGAAGCATTCTTGACGAGAAGCTGATCAGCCGGGTCAACCAGCATGGAGACTCAGCCAGCATATCAAAAACCCCCGCTGCTCTCAAAAGTATTGGCGGGGCTTTTGCTGTCTTCGAAAAGAACTACAATGATTTCAAAAAGGATTTTCCTGATGCTCCGGGTTGCTGGGAAGTGGAATTAAAGGGGGATACAGTAATGGCAACTCCAAAGGTGCTCTTTTATCAACTCGATCACTACGCATTTACAGGCGGTGCGCACCCTAATACATTCCGGTCTTTTCACGCATTCAGTGCAGCCGATGGTAAGGAAATCGAGATGCAGGATTTCGTAGCTGATTCTTCTGCTCTTTTAAAATTGGTCGAGCAGCATTTCAGGAAGACAGAGAAGCTTTCCGCAGATGCGGATCTTGAAGAAGCCGGCTATTTTCTCCTAAATCACCGCTTCGCATTGCCGGTAAATTATGTCTTTACACAGCAAGGTGTTTTGTTTTATTATAATCCTTATGAAATCGCGGCATACGCGCGTGGTGTTATTAAATTTACAATTCCTTATCAGGAACTGGGAGATATCGTCAGAAAGTCGGAAGTCTTCTAG
- a CDS encoding tetratricopeptide repeat protein — MFRVFKKLTARYKVLLRTYFFLLTFCTADALADDLTADIDFTPRLQKAYFEIQKLRLPAARKLIEAERKDKPANAFIPYLDNYADLHYLLIAEDKVAYKSMSAQESLRLNIVGKMSDHSPYKRFLLAEIRLHWAFAKLKYGDQVSGSWEIIKAYKLLEENRKKFPDFIPTLKSLGLLHILIGSIPDNYAWVAKIIGLKGSIQNGINELRLVQKEEPFFRQEAELIDLLIHAYTLKLTPDQQKRIRQWPDEQPDNLLLHFFATTVLMKEGQSEQALTFLHNAPRGDAYVDFPFLQYLKGEIELQKGQYMNAAREYSLFQKQYHGFNYVKDSYFKLFMCHWLAGRDSEATAFAKKISGAGETIIEADQLADRIGREYLAGQIGIKQKILYKARYAFDGGYLEEASAALKNISESTFETVPEKAEFNYRKARILQKSGQTTSAIQHYERCLQLTKDTSPGFGASSALHLAYIYLEKNQKQTSIGYFKKAMRFKKHEYKNSIDNKARAALTDLGE; from the coding sequence ATGTTTAGAGTTTTCAAAAAGCTGACGGCGAGATACAAAGTGCTGCTTCGGACATACTTTTTCCTGCTGACATTTTGCACTGCTGATGCGCTGGCCGATGACCTGACGGCTGATATTGACTTCACTCCCAGATTACAAAAAGCATATTTCGAAATACAAAAGCTTCGGCTTCCCGCTGCCCGCAAACTGATCGAAGCGGAGCGGAAGGATAAACCTGCGAATGCTTTTATACCTTATCTTGACAATTATGCCGATCTGCATTACCTGCTTATCGCCGAGGACAAAGTGGCGTACAAATCAATGTCGGCCCAGGAAAGCTTACGGCTGAATATTGTAGGAAAAATGTCGGATCATTCGCCCTATAAGAGATTCCTTCTCGCCGAAATCAGGCTGCACTGGGCTTTTGCAAAACTTAAATATGGCGATCAGGTAAGTGGTTCCTGGGAAATAATTAAAGCATACAAGCTGCTCGAGGAAAACAGGAAAAAATTTCCAGACTTTATCCCGACACTAAAATCACTCGGCTTGCTGCACATTTTAATAGGTTCTATTCCTGACAATTACGCCTGGGTGGCAAAAATTATTGGTCTGAAGGGCAGTATCCAAAATGGTATCAATGAATTAAGACTGGTTCAAAAAGAGGAGCCATTTTTTCGACAGGAAGCGGAGCTGATCGACCTGCTGATTCACGCCTACACATTGAAACTGACACCGGACCAGCAAAAAAGAATACGGCAATGGCCTGACGAGCAACCTGATAATTTGCTTCTGCATTTTTTTGCAACTACCGTTTTAATGAAGGAAGGCCAGAGTGAGCAGGCACTAACATTCCTCCATAACGCGCCCAGAGGGGACGCATACGTCGATTTTCCTTTTCTGCAGTACCTGAAAGGAGAAATTGAACTTCAAAAAGGGCAATACATGAACGCAGCGCGCGAGTATTCACTTTTTCAAAAACAATATCACGGCTTCAATTATGTGAAGGATAGCTATTTTAAACTTTTTATGTGCCACTGGCTTGCGGGAAGAGACTCAGAAGCCACGGCATTTGCAAAAAAAATCAGTGGCGCGGGGGAAACAATTATAGAAGCAGACCAACTAGCCGATAGAATTGGCAGGGAATACCTGGCCGGACAAATAGGGATCAAACAAAAAATACTTTACAAAGCAAGGTATGCCTTCGACGGAGGTTATCTGGAAGAAGCATCAGCAGCATTGAAAAACATTTCTGAGAGTACATTCGAAACCGTCCCCGAAAAGGCGGAATTTAATTACAGAAAAGCAAGAATACTTCAGAAATCGGGACAGACGACATCTGCAATACAGCATTATGAACGTTGTCTTCAACTAACCAAGGATACAAGCCCGGGATTTGGAGCTTCCTCTGCACTGCACCTAGCTTACATTTATCTGGAAAAAAACCAAAAGCAGACGTCTATCGGATACTTCAAAAAGGCGATGCGCTTCAAGAAACATGAATACAAAAACAGTATTGACAACAAGGCCAGAGCTGCACTTACAGATTTAGGAGAATAA
- the radC gene encoding RadC family protein, which produces MPENTKPENPRKIKSWAEEDRPREKIMLKGRTSVSDAELLAILIRAGTPDMSALDLAKVIMASVGNINELAKLNYKDFMKYKGIGKAKAISIVAALELGRRRSDIRPVAKRKIDSSEAVYQEMRQYLLDKPNEEFWILLLNRANEVVRAVLISAGGVSGTSVDIKLVFKLAVENLASSIILVHNHPSGQLVPSRYDKILTMQIKEAGRILDVPVLDHMIFTDSGFYSFKDSGEM; this is translated from the coding sequence ATGCCCGAAAATACAAAACCAGAGAACCCCAGGAAGATCAAAAGCTGGGCAGAAGAAGATCGGCCGAGGGAAAAAATAATGCTGAAAGGAAGGACATCGGTTTCCGATGCAGAACTTCTGGCCATTCTTATCAGAGCGGGCACGCCGGATATGTCAGCACTTGATCTCGCCAAAGTGATCATGGCGAGCGTCGGAAATATCAATGAGCTTGCCAAGCTGAATTACAAAGATTTCATGAAATATAAGGGAATTGGAAAAGCGAAGGCCATTTCGATTGTCGCGGCGCTTGAACTGGGACGGCGACGAAGCGACATCAGGCCAGTTGCCAAAAGGAAGATCGACAGTTCTGAGGCGGTTTATCAGGAAATGCGGCAATACCTGCTCGACAAGCCCAATGAAGAATTTTGGATCCTTCTGTTGAACCGTGCAAACGAAGTTGTTCGCGCAGTACTGATCAGCGCAGGCGGTGTTTCAGGGACCAGCGTAGATATTAAGCTGGTTTTTAAGCTCGCCGTAGAAAATTTGGCCAGTAGTATTATTCTCGTGCATAATCATCCGTCCGGTCAGCTCGTTCCCAGTCGCTACGACAAGATACTAACCATGCAGATCAAAGAGGCAGGGAGAATATTGGATGTGCCGGTTTTGGACCACATGATCTTTACAGATTCCGGCTTTTACAGCTTCAAAGATTCGGGTGAAATGTAG
- a CDS encoding Nif3-like dinuclear metal center hexameric protein, with protein MTFIKEIIRELEYLAPLAYQEGYDNAGLLVGSPHLPVTGVLVTLDVTEQVVEEAIERNCNLIVAHHPIVFKGLKKLNGNNYVERTVIKAIKNDIAIYATHTNLDHVPQGVNWQIAEMLGLINVRVLSPKPQVLTKLTFFSPVANTQEILVALFAAGAGRIGQYENCSFRTKGTGSFMPNQDANPVIGQKGAQEEVAEHRAEVMFPSYLQSKIISVLRQTHPYEEIAYYLTALENENQEVGAGAVGDLEVEIPVNEFLTQLRSKMHLKIIKHTEPAETVKKVAVCGGAGSFLLKDAIRAGADVFVTSDYKYHEFFDAEGQIMICDIGHYESEVFTKNLLYKYLSGKFSNFALCLSEVNTNPVRYFV; from the coding sequence ATGACTTTTATAAAAGAAATAATTCGGGAGCTCGAATACCTGGCTCCACTCGCCTACCAGGAAGGATACGACAATGCAGGTTTACTGGTGGGTTCTCCCCATTTACCAGTCACCGGCGTTTTAGTTACACTTGACGTGACGGAACAGGTTGTCGAGGAAGCGATTGAAAGAAACTGTAACCTCATCGTTGCCCACCACCCTATTGTTTTCAAGGGATTGAAAAAGCTGAATGGAAATAATTATGTAGAAAGAACCGTAATCAAAGCTATAAAAAATGACATTGCGATTTATGCGACACATACTAATCTGGATCATGTACCGCAAGGCGTCAACTGGCAAATCGCCGAGATGCTGGGTCTGATTAATGTGCGCGTATTATCCCCGAAACCGCAGGTTTTAACCAAACTGACCTTTTTCTCGCCGGTTGCAAACACGCAGGAAATCCTTGTCGCACTTTTCGCGGCAGGAGCCGGACGAATCGGGCAATATGAAAATTGCAGCTTTCGCACCAAGGGAACGGGATCTTTTATGCCCAATCAGGACGCGAACCCGGTGATCGGTCAAAAAGGCGCTCAGGAAGAAGTAGCTGAACATCGGGCAGAAGTGATGTTTCCGTCCTACCTGCAATCAAAGATCATATCAGTACTTCGTCAAACACATCCTTATGAAGAGATAGCCTATTACCTCACAGCGCTTGAAAATGAAAATCAGGAAGTAGGCGCAGGCGCAGTGGGCGACCTGGAAGTTGAAATTCCAGTTAACGAATTCCTTACCCAACTTCGAAGCAAAATGCATTTGAAGATAATAAAACATACGGAACCGGCTGAAACAGTAAAGAAAGTAGCCGTTTGCGGTGGAGCCGGGAGTTTCCTGTTAAAAGACGCGATACGGGCAGGCGCAGATGTATTTGTCACTTCTGACTACAAATACCACGAATTTTTCGATGCTGAGGGTCAGATCATGATCTGCGATATTGGCCATTATGAGAGTGAAGTCTTTACTAAAAATCTACTATATAAATATTTGTCAGGAAAATTTAGTAATTTTGCACTCTGTTTGTCGGAAGTCAATACCAATCCGGTCAGATATTTTGTCTAG